The Homo sapiens chromosome 10, GRCh38.p14 Primary Assembly sequence GTAGACTGTCGAGCCCCTGCCAGCTGTCCTGGGGGGAGTCCCCTGCCCAGGACAAGAGCCCCTGGCCCCCCTTATGGAGGCCCTGCTCAAGACCTGCCAGTGGGTTGCCCAGGAAAATGGGCCTGTCCCCTTGCAGGGCAAGGTGTGGAGAGGGCTGAGTGAGACACAGCACCCAGCTAAGCCTCTGACCAACCATAGCCAGGATGGGGCGAGAGACCTGGGACCAGGGGGCACCCCTCCAGGGGAGATTGAGGAGGTGGAGGCCAGGCATCCTGAGTCCCCCAGGCTCCACTCACAGGCTGTGGTGGGTGACAACCCACCTGGCAGGTCAGGATCCTGGGCGGGGCAGGGCAGGTGGAAAGCTCGGGGGCAGAGGAAGAGGGGCCACACTGCCCAGGTGCACCTCTTCCACCTGGCTGGTGAAGGAGTGCCAGTGGTCCGGGGTTCTCAGGGTGATGGGTGGGAGACCACTTGAGGACAGAGCTTGGGACCCTCTGTCTTTGGCTCCTCCTGAGCCTCCAGGAGACAGAGGGTCCCTGGCCTTTTCCCCACAACTGGGGCTGCAGGCTTACCACACAGCCGGCCCTGCGTAGGATGGACTCGTACTCCGTCCACACTGGGGTCTGCAGGCCCCTCTCCTTGTCGCTGGGCACCAGCTCCATGACTGCAGCCTAGAGGGAGGGGTCAGCTCTGGGGCCCTGGGCACTGCCAGCCTTCCTGGTCAGGTGACCATTCGGGACTCCCCTGGTGAGGGTCAGGGCCCCTTTGGGGACACATGGCTTCCCCCCACTCCAAGGCAGGTGGGCCCTATGAAGCCCgcaaaaggggaaactgaggcacggagcaGCAGGGTGCAGGGGCGACTCAGCCCTCACCGGACTCTCCACATAGGTGTCCAGGGGCAGCAGCTTCAGCACGGCCTCCAGGAGCTGCGGGATGCCCAGGCCTGGAGGGCAGAGGAGGCAGCACTCAGTCTCCAGCCCGCCCGCCCGCCTGCCTGTCTGCACCCTTCACACTGCAAGCATGGACTTGGGGCCACGGCAGGCCACAGAGGAGCCTCAGAGCCAGGAGCACCGCTCACCCGCCCGCCCTGCCCTGGGGGACCTGGGGCTCGCTCACCGTCTGCACGGATCTCCATGGGCCCACACTGGCAGATGGAGGAGGCCGGGAAGTTCAAGTCCGCAAGAACTAAACAGCCGGGAGGACAGCCCGTGTCGGCACCTATCCCTGCCCTCGGGGTCGGCGCCGCCCGTCCTCCCACCCAGTCATGGCGGCAGATCGTGGGTCACAAGAGGTCTCAGGTCAGCCAGTTGGGCGCCCCCACCGCCGACCGGCCGCAGTCAGATCCGCAGGGCTGGAAGCCAcgcggggaggtggggagggcaaGGTccctgcctgggaggcagagaggcgTCAACAGCTGCCCGCGAGGCTGTCGGGTGCTGACCAGGCCAGGGGGCCGACCCGGACCCGGCCGCCTCCCCAGGGGCCAGAGGACGCGCGGCTGCCCGCGATGCCCGGACCAGGCCCCCGGCCACCCAACCCCTGCCCCGGGACCCCAGGCCCCAGGAGAAGAAAAAGCGCCGAACCCTCGGGGGCAGCCCAGACGCGAGGGCTCTCGGGCCGTCTGGGGAGGGACTCCGGGAGAAGCTCGGGCCGGCTCCGCCCAGAGCCCCACGAGGTCTCAGTTCCCTAAAGAATGCGGGGGAGGGGGCTTCCTGCCCGGAAGCCAGGGAGGCCCGAGCAACGCCCACACCCCAGGACGCGGCCCTTCCCGGCCCGGGGGTCCCCGTGCAAGCCTCGCCCTCCTGCCTGTCCCGGGGTGCTCCCCGAGGCCCCGGCCCGCTGCGCTCACCGATCTCGTCCCCGTGCCCCATCCGCGCCAGCGCGTAGAGCAGCTCGGGGGACAGCAGTGCGGGGACACCCTTCAGCGCCACCATGGCCCGGCAGACGGGGCGGGCGGGGCCTAGGGGCGGGGCTtgggggccggggcggggccttACGGGGAGGGCGGGGCTTGGGGGCAGAGGCGGGGGCCTTACGGGGAGGGCGGGGCTTAGGGGCAGAGGCGGGGCTTTACGGGGAGGGCGGGGCTTTATTGGAGGGCGGGGCTTTAGGGTCCCGGGCTTGGGGCTTGGGGACGGGCCGGGCCTAGGGTTCGGCGGGCTGGGGTCCGCTTGCGGCTCAAGGAAGGGCGGGGAGCCCCAGGAACTGGGGACGTGCGGGCTGAGTCGTGGCGTGGGGGCAACACCCAGCCAGCCCACGGGCTCCTCGCCAGGTCCGAGACTCGGGTGCCCTTGCGCTGTGGCCGGGGGCTCCCCAGTGTCCCTACCCGAGCCTCCCACCCCGAGCTCCCTCAGGCCGAAGGGGTTCAACCGCCGCGGCCTCCCCTCATGAGGGTCTCTGCCCTCTGACCACTTCGTGCTGCCCTTAGGCCTGGCAGAATGCCCGGAGCGCACCGGGTCCCTGGGGTCACCATGGTGGGTAGCTGGACCCAGGCCTTCAGCCCACGCTCCTGAGGGACCGGGAGCAAGGGACACGGGAGCCAGGACTTCGGACCCCCTTGGGGGGAGTCCAGGAGGGCAGCCAGGCCCAGCTTCCAGGCTCAGCTGCGAAGTGCCAGGACACCTAAGGGTCCTCCATCATCCCCCGGTGTCAGCGGCCTGCAACCCCCTGCCCAGGATGGCGGCATCCTGACCTTTGGCTGAGCTCAGGCTGGCCAGGCCCTCCCTCCGCGGAACCACCTTCTTCCACATGATTCCCAGCTGGACACCAGCTGTGGGGCTAGCACTGCGGCCCTGGCCCTCAGCCCTGAGGTGACACAAATGCTCTGAGGCCTGGCGGCTCCTAAAAAGTTCTGAAAATCAATCTGTATGTGAAAAATGACAAAGCCGCGTCAGAAAACCAGGAGGAAACAGACGTCTCCATGTTGAACTGCTTGGCCCTAGGAGCCTGTCCCCATGGGAAGTGGCCTGGGCTGCGTCGGAAAAGCCTGGTGGGGCCACCCAGGCTGGCACCCAGCAGCACCTGAACAGCTGGCCCTGGGCCGGCCACTCGGGCAGAGAGAAGACCGGGGCTGCCCAGGGCCTGCCAATGAGGGGTGGCTTTGCACCGAGGCCACCGGGTTTCAGAGCTGTACCTGGGCAGTTTCTACTCCAACTTGTAAGTGGAGAGTCACCGTTTACCCAAATATACAAGGGCAAGAGGATTTTATAGAGATGGGCAAGAAAGTTTTCAGCTTCAAAAccaaatcaggccgggcgcggtggctcacacctgtgatcccagcactttgggaggccgaggcgggcggatcacttgaggtcaggggttggagaccagcctggccaacatggtgaaaccccgtctcttcaaaatatacaaaaattagccaggcatggtgactggtgcctgtaatcccagctacttgggaggctgaggcacgagaattgcttgaacccgggaagcggagggtgcagtgagccgagatcactccactgctctccagcctgggtgacagaaagtgactccgtctcaaaaaaaaaaacaaaaccaacaaagaaaaaacacctAATCAAACCCCAAACAATAATGGGGCCAGAGGTCAACTAGCTCAGGAGTGAGTGGAAGCCTCACTCTGAGTCTGGGGTTCCCCTGCCCCGGACAGTGGCACCCCTCCCTCCAGGCTCCCTGGGGCCAGCATGAAGACAAAGTCCATTCCCCAGCCTAAGGGTTGGGTGTCTGTCCCTGCCAAGCTCTGGAACCAGATAACTAGACGCAGCCCTCTGAGATGCGGCTTCCATGCTGGGCCCTTTCTTGGCTTCCAGCCAAGTGTGGCTGACACAGGTATGAACGTGAGGCTGCAGCCAGCCCTACGGATCTCTGAGGTTCCATTGCTTGAAATCAGATTATGGAGGCTGACCCCAGTGCACATGAAAAATTAAACGGAGTGGATTTTCTCAATGTTCAGGCTTCCTCCCTTGCATACTTGAACATTTGGTGCCTATCTATCTCTGCATATTTACTCCAGGCTCCAGGGCCAGTGGTTCATGACCCACGCAGACTCCACGTGCTCCACTCCAGTAAGTGAGCAGGTTCCAGATTCCCTACCCCAAGGGAAGAGCCTGTTATGCCCTGTTGGACCTGAATCAAACTCCCTTTGTACCTGTTTCAGTATTTGTCAAACAGTCCCAGATCCCAAGGCTTATCTGAGGCTTATCTGAAAAGAACATCTCCCGCCTGTTTTAAGGCCAACTGCATGAGAACTCCCACCTGCCCTGGCAGAAGCGAGATAAACCTGCTCCACCCTGAAGCCGGCTCTGAACTAGTGGACTCCAATCACAGCACACAGGAGGACAGACGGGGTGGGTGGGAGTGCAGAGCCAATGCCTCCGAGGCAAGCGGTCGCAGAGCATGCGTGTGTCCCCTTTGCGTGTACATGTAACCGGACACACGGGCGTGGCACCTGCAGCGTTCAGGGAACCAGAGC is a genomic window containing:
- the FUOM gene encoding fucose mutarotase isoform X11 translates to MVALKGVPALLSPELLYALARMGHGDEIVLADLNFPASSICQCGPMEIRADGLGIPQLLEAVLKLLPLDTYVESPAAVMELVPSDKERGLQTPVWTEYESILRRAGCVRALAKIERFEFYERAKKAFAVVATGLVWC
- the FUOM gene encoding fucose mutarotase isoform X10 translates to MVALKGVPALLSPELLYALARMGHGDEIVLADLNFPASSICQCGPMEIRADGLGIPQLLEAVLKLLPLDTYVESPAAVMELVPSDKERGLQTPVWTEYESILRRAGCVGSLQPCHFVFQRALAKIERFEFYERAKKAFAVVATGLVWC
- the FUOM gene encoding fucose mutarotase isoform 1 (isoform 1 is encoded by transcript variant 1); the protein is MVALKGVPALLSPELLYALARMGHGDEIVLADLNFPASSICQCGPMEIRADGLGIPQLLEAVLKLLPLDTYVESPAAVMELVPSDKERGLQTPVWTEYESILRRAGCVRALAKIERFEFYERAKKAFAVVATGETALYGNLILRKGVLALNPLL
- the FUOM gene encoding fucose mutarotase isoform X2 produces the protein MVALKGVPALLSPELLYALARMGHGDEIVLADLNFPASSICQCGPMEIRADGLGIPQLLEAVLKLLPLDTYVESPAAVMELVPSDKERGLQTPVWTEYESILRRAGCVRALAKIERFEFYERAKKAFAVVATGPAQCWAWLLCRETALYGNLILRKGVLALNPLL
- the FUOM gene encoding fucose mutarotase isoform 2 (isoform 2 is encoded by transcript variant 2), encoding MVALKGVPALLSPELLYALARMGHGDEIVLADLNFPASSICQCGPMEIRADGLGIPQLLEAVLKLLPLDTYVESPAAVMELVPSDKERGLQTPVWTEYESILRRAGCVRALAKIERFEFYERAKKAFAVVATGC
- the FUOM gene encoding fucose mutarotase isoform X1, whose product is MVALKGVPALLSPELLYALARMGHGDEIVLADLNFPASSICQCGPMEIRADGLGIPQLLEAVLKLLPLDTYVESPAAVMELVPSDKERGLQTPVWTEYESILRRAGCVGSLQPCHFVFQRALAKIERFEFYERAKKAFAVVATGPAQCWAWLLCRETALYGNLILRKGVLALNPLL
- the FUOM gene encoding fucose mutarotase isoform 4 (isoform 4 is encoded by transcript variant 4), coding for MEIRADGLGIPQLLEAVLKLLPLDTYVESPAAVMELVPSDKERGLQTPVWTEYESILRRAGCVRALAKIERFEFYERAKKAFAVVATGETALYGNLILRKGVLALNPLL
- the FUOM gene encoding fucose mutarotase isoform X4, with translation MVALKGVPALLSPELLYALARMGHGDEIVLADLNFPASSICQCGPMEIRADGLGIPQLLEAVLKLLPLDTYVESPAAVMELVPSDKERGLQTPVWTEYESILRRAGCVGSLQPCHFVFQRALAKIERFEFYERAKKAFAVVATGC
- the FUOM gene encoding fucose mutarotase isoform X3, coding for MVALKGVPALLSPELLYALARMGHGDEIVLADLNFPASSICQCGPMEIRADGLGIPQLLEAVLKLLPLDTYVESPAAVMELVPSDKERGLQTPVWTEYESILRRAGCVGSLQPCHFVFQRALAKIERFEFYERAKKAFAVVATGETALYGNLILRKGVLALNPLL
- the FUOM gene encoding fucose mutarotase isoform X6, whose protein sequence is MEIRADGLGIPQLLEAVLKLLPLDTYVESPAAVMELVPSDKERGLQTPVWTEYESILRRAGCVRALAKIERFEFYERAKKAFAVVATGPAQCWAWLLCRETALYGNLILRKGVLALNPLL
- the FUOM gene encoding fucose mutarotase isoform 3 (isoform 3 is encoded by transcript variant 3) — translated: MVALKGVPALLSPELLYALARMGHGDEIGLGIPQLLEAVLKLLPLDTYVESPAAVMELVPSDKERGLQTPVWTEYESILRRAGCVRALAKIERFEFYERAKKAFAVVATGETALYGNLILRKGVLALNPLL
- the FUOM gene encoding fucose mutarotase isoform X7, with the protein product MEIRADGLGIPQLLEAVLKLLPLDTYVESPAAVMELVPSDKERGLQTPVWTEYESILRRAGCVGSLQPCHFVFQRALAKIERFEFYERAKKAFAVVATGETALYGNLILRKGVLALNPLL
- the FUOM gene encoding fucose mutarotase isoform X8; the encoded protein is MVALKGVPALLSPELLYALARMGHGDEIVLADLNFPASSICQCGPMEIRADGLGIPQLLEAVLKLLPLDTYVESPVRAESPLHPAAPCLSFPFCGLHRAHLPWSGGKPCGPRADPSL